The Acipenser ruthenus chromosome 30, fAciRut3.2 maternal haplotype, whole genome shotgun sequence genome includes the window agagaaataaataaagagcaCTGTACAGATTAACAAAATCTAGTCAAATTAACATGCAGTAAACCTCTTCATTGTTCTCCCACAGAATAGAGGCCCTACTCACAATTTTCTCATAGAACTCCCTGCGGCGCTCAGCCCGTCTCTTATAATCCACCATCATCCCACGCAGCTTTCGCTCATGCTTCCGGGCTTCGTGCCACATGCTGGCACCCTGCACTGACTTTGGCACCCTAATCCTGGAGGCAGAGAGTTGCACGTGAGGAGTCAGGGATAAGTGCTAGGATTTACACTAAGGGTTTAGACTAAGTAGCGGGGCTCCGAACAATATAGccttacacgtccccacgtgttgctacaactgtttccaTAATGTTCCTGTAATTTTCTGTTCACTGTtaacacttacaactttaaagtccgtttcaaagctcttttcaaaatgcctgctctagtgcactgacagtgtaaggattattacaggtaacacagcaatatttgatttagagaacagatctcaaaccccagtgcactagagcggacattttgaaacagactttaaagttataagtgtaaaaagttgtcaggatgatAACAATGAgcagaaaaatgacaggtacgttatttaaacagttgtagcaacactctGGTACACATTTTCCCTCATGTCTCTCAGATTTGAAAGAAAGGTGTTACACACAGAGGCAGAAGTACCAGTGATTAAGtaaagcagaaaataaaacaataagcaTGCAAGCACACCCATCCCTCATCTGTAAATTCAAAACTAGAACCATCATCAGATGAAAAAAAGTGATGATGGTCCCTATATCACCAATATGTACAAACTGCAGGCTACAGAAAAATAGATGGGAATGAAAAAATTGTAAGAGAGATAGTTACAACTTTAAGGTTTATTTAAATTAGGTCTTAGTATCAAGGTGTTCCCAAGCAACATGTAAAAACGTGACAAGACACCTTTAATTTTACATTAGGCCTATATCTGTGCACTACACCAGTCCATGGTTTAGACTGCACCAGCATgagctgttgtttattttttcattgccaaaatgtaattttagatgCTTGCAGTATGTGTCTGGCAGCCAGACAGTCATATAACAGCTATGGTAGTACTTGCAGCAATTGCGATTATTAATGCACTGCAAGCTATATTATATGACACAGCAGGTAATGTGTTAACGGTCCTACAACACACACGAACAGTGATGAGCATCATGGGTTAATAGTGAAGTGCTGCACAACACAGCCCACAACGGTGTAAACACTGCTGAAAACAGTGAATAGCAAAAGGACACTGCAGCCCTAATTTACATTCACAATCTTTGATTTAGTTAGCTACCTTAATAAAATCATGCTTTCTAGTTTTTTTGAAGAGTCTTGAgagttgtacacacacacacacacgcgaatCAATCAGAAATGTCAAACCCTAGATAACCAGAATCCAATCACCACGTAATTGCGTCTCCCAACACAGCACATGTAAACTGACGAACAGCCTACACACGCTTCATAACATAATAAACCAATGCCCGTTCAAACAATATCTACATACGGTATAGCCGGTATTTTAACCATTTCACCGCAGGTATATCTTTACACCGTGCAGCAGTCTGCTGTGTTTGAGTGCTCCGTCACCCATAACAAAACGCACACACCTTTTCCATTCTAAATATCCaactgtaaacaaacagtgtttcTGCAACCATGTCGTATGAAACGCAATTAGGAATTAACAATGTAACAATTGTCAAAATAATGGTAACGGATATTCAAGATTTAACTGAATTCCCGTCTCCCAAACAGTAGAAATACTCCATGATGCCGTGGTTTGAAAACTGCTTAATTGCAGacgggtttaaaaaaaacactccctACACAAAAGATTTTGCCCTCTTCGCTCTCTTCCTGTGTTTAAATCACAGTATGCAATGGTTGTGTAATTGTATCGCTGTTACCTGACTCAGTTGTAGTTGTTGTTAAGGAACTGTATATTTAACACTCGCTTCCAACCTACAGCACAGCGGCCATCACACCGCCACAGCAAAGTCCTCCGATATCCCAGCAGTCCGCGTGGCTAAAGGGGCGTGGTGACGAGTTAAGGATAATATAGTGGTCACGCGGGACTCTGTGGTTACCATGGGATTTAATGGGaaagtatgttattattattattattattattattattattattattattattattattattatcatctatttcttagcagaagcccttatccagggcgacttacagtcgtaaacaaaaatacatttacaagaatcacagtacaagtattaatacaattaagagcaagataaatacaatcacttcggttctagcaagtacaagtatgacaaaatccGATTCAATTAGTATTATGAGATAGTATGGGCATGATATTTGGTACAAAGATATATGCGAGAATCTCTTAATACATAAGTAAATAatatcaaagttaatgtatttcttgctcttattgtattacttgtattgtaacgcttgaaatgtatttgcttacgattgtaagtcgccctggataagggcgtctgctaagaaataaataataatcaaagctGTGTCGTTTTTGTATTGCTAAGTACTTTTTGATATCACGtattttgtgatatatatatatatatatatatatatatatatatatatatatatatatatatatatatatatatatactttaatatCCACTGGAACTGCTTGACTGCAGACACGGATAACGATTATCTTCTAGTAAGTcgttgttactttattattattattattattattattattattattattattattaataataataataataataataataataataataataataataataataaacaggtgGCAAAGAATGAcaaggctgtgagtgatactggcaatgcaggacCTCTCGGAGGAGGCAGTACAGTAGCTACATTATCCCTTCATCCCCTAAAATCGCAGCAATCcctagcagcacattgggctccATCCCTAGTCAAAGAGTCACTCCACCCACATCAGACCCTTTTTATTTTAGCACAGGGtctgtttgaaataggttcccatctccattaggactctttgaaacaggtGGAACCATTTTAGACGGAAAAGACTCAATCCAACCACATCAACACTTTTTTGATTTTTGCTTGGAACACGAAAAAATAGTcgttttaaaaaagttaaaacgCCGCCACAAAATGCCCCCCAGGCggtcggaaaagctttgatattcggTACATAGTCTGGTAACCTAGCAGCTATGTCGTTTGATTAGTTGAACTCTGGGAGATGTCATTAGCTCATTTTTCTGCTGAATATCACTACAATAATAAATAGGTAGTCTAGtgaaaaaaaggtaacattattTATAATCACGTTCTTAGCTATCTTCTACTAAAAACGTTCTTATCTCACGTAGGCAAAACTTGCTACAGGAGCTTATGCGCAAATTTGCGGGTGTTTACGGTAGCCTAATACTTACTGAAAGAATGCGCCTATTTGCGTAATGGTACGGTATCTGTCTGTGGACGTTGGGACGTTGGGGGCGGAGACGGAGACGTAGACTAAGATGGCGATGCCCAGTTGAAAGTCATGTTTGTTAGTGAAGCGTGTCTATTTATTTCAAGTGTGTAAAATAATCAGTTAAAAGAACACTTTTAATGAACCGTTAAGTTCACAATGGACTTGTGTGTCAGGAATGTATAGTGCTAGATTCTGGTGCACACAACGAGGCAGTGTGATCTTAATTACAGTGCTGTCTCATCATTGATCATTTGCTAAAGATTAATCCTAAAttatagaaacattttttttgttgttgttattagctGCAGTAAGTGTACTATATTCAAACGAGGTAGCTAACATAGCGATGCAATAATTTGATAAGGTATACAGACAGTGTTTTTTGTTCGACTCCAAAATTCGTGTAATCTTACTGTTTAACAGAAGTAATCTCCGAATTGTTAAATACACATTTCTTTACATAATGGAGCAAGATCAACAGCAGATACGAAATgtaagtttgtatttttttgtaattcaagTGCAATAAATAGTACCAGGCTGTACACGGGCGCACGCGTTATAATGTGACCCATTCGATGGGTGCAtctttatcaaaaaataaaaaaaaatacactacagtaaaaACTCAGTTAGGAACACCTTGGCAACGGAGGATGTTTGTAAGTGAAATGTCTATAACTCTGAAAACGagttttcaatgtttttaataaatgtgcacacctgTTATCTGGTGAACAAGGGTATAGCGTAGTGTAATTCGATTACTTATAACGCCAGTGTATTTCCACAGGGACTGTACAAGCACTAACTTAAACATTGCTATTACAGTATTAAGCTTTGGACTTTGCTTTTCCCAATGCAATGATGTCCATTGTGGAGTCTCGACACATACCCagaagaaataaattattatatttgttaGGCTAATAATATTGACCAGTAGTTCCATAAATTATTGAGAAGTTTCTGCAAAACGTGATCTCTTTAGAACCAAATAAGAATTCTTAAAGTGGTAGATCTATTCTGGAATTGTCCAAACTTTCTGCAGTTCTAGAATGGGAGGATGAAGCACTAGTGATCTTTTTCAAGTCACCCTGACCTTCACACTGATGATACCAGTGCTGTTAAATCCATCAGTCTTTTGACTCGGAGTGCTGATGGATGTAAGGGCAAGTTGATGCAGTCATGCATTTCCAAGAAGGGGCCTCCCAATGTCCAGAGATTGTTTTGAACAGTAAACATGCACATGAATAACTGTTATATTTGCAATACTGTTGTTTTCTGCATGTAGTTACCATCTCTGTGTTTTTCCAGTTGCGTGATTTTCTCCTGGTCTACAACAAGATGACAGATATCTGCTTCAGCCGCTGTGCGAGTAACCTGAATTATAGGACGCTCACCATGGATGAGGTCAGGCTTCCTTCAAATAAGACATTCATTTAAAAGAGGGTTAAGTTTGCTTGTCATGGTGTTTAGGAAAAGTAATTGGTTGGAAACTTACAAGCGGCCAGACTGAAACCATCTCCAAAATGACTGAATCCCAGGTAGCCAAGGTGTTTGATTTGGGGTTACCTTTGCTTGTCATGAAATTCCTCTCCTTGCCATTCAGTGCCCACTAAAACTCTTCAGTTAATAAAGTCCTGCACCCACCGATTCTTAAATTCCCACCATTAGGATTAAAACATGGCATGCTTTTATTTTTCCCCCCACACCCTTTTAAATGTAATcgtttctctctctgtttctttcCCATCCCAGGAGAGCTGCCTGGATAGCTGTGCCGGGAAGCTCATTCGTTCCAATCATCGTCTGATGGGAGCCTACGTGAAGCTAATGCCGACCATCGTGCAACGTAGACTGGCTGAGTATGAGAAAAAGGCTGGAGAATTACCACAGGCTGCAGA containing:
- the LOC117397733 gene encoding mitochondrial import inner membrane translocase subunit Tim10 B-like → MEQDQQQIRNLRDFLLVYNKMTDICFSRCASNLNYRTLTMDEESCLDSCAGKLIRSNHRLMGAYVKLMPTIVQRRLAEYEKKAGELPQAAEGTSLPDSNAPLPTQQSNLQPADTNQQAPITPPSEDIQVTASPRS